Proteins co-encoded in one Carcharodon carcharias isolate sCarCar2 chromosome 7, sCarCar2.pri, whole genome shotgun sequence genomic window:
- the LOC121280238 gene encoding dynein heavy chain 12, axonemal-like, with translation MNENTTNEEWADEEIMQHVLEQSLLEIGIQDPCLPSVEVEDLRFLPSKENRKIVEAIQTGQEADVRQLSIHCSAFNEADDRGWLPLHEAAVQLNQAILGATFEASLPSTWEQKTLKGETPLFLAVELNLIDNVQYLLVKGCEPNAKDEEGNSLLIAAIRDGDLDVTSLLLRFGAAVNLECNNRRTALHEAANLGRKDLVDLLIHAGATIDPRSAFGLTPLALAAQNGHTEVVKVLLQKGADVLSQASDGVSVLFEAATVANSECLALLLEYGADANVPKYSGHLPIHRASYRGHYQSLKQLIPVTDYSAIMESGISPVHSAAAGGQQECLKLLLQFHFDVNFMLSHRLRRGYDDHRKSALYFAVSNNDVLSARLLLEAGALPNQDPINCLQLALRLGNYELMNLLLRHGANVNYYCKVNTTHFPSALQYALNNEVMLRMLFSYGYNIHCCFDCPHENKIHPLFSSEGWTPSVIKDNMFCEVITLNWLKHLSGKVIRVMLDYVAHVRFCSKLKTTLEQQIEWPEIRHIMKNPRSLKHLCRLKIRKCMGRMRLRCPVFMTFLTLPNRLKEYILFKEYDLYNGQET, from the exons GTTCTTACCAAGTAAAGAGAACAGGAAGATTGTCGAAGCAATACAAACAG GTCAGGAAGCAGATGTGCGCCAGCTGTCCATTCATTGCTCTGCATTTAATGAAGCTGATGATAGAGGCTGGCTTCCTCTGCATGAAGCAGCAGTACAATTAAATCAGGCAATTCTTGGAGCCACTTTTGAAG CTTCTCTTCCTAGTACGTGGGAGCAGAAAACCCTGAAGGGTGAAACCCCTCTCTTTTTGGCAGTTGAGTTGAATCTTATAGATAATGTGCAGTATTTACTTGTGAAGGGCTGCGAACCCAATGCCAAGGATGAAGAGGGCAATTCTCTTTTAATAGCCG CTATAAGAGATGGAGATCTTGATGTTACCTCGCTGCTGTTACGTTTTGGGGCAGCTGTGAATTTGGAATGCAATAATAGGAGGACAGCCCTGCATGAAGCTGCCAATCTGGGTAGGAAGGATTTAGTGGATTTACTGATTCATGCTGGAGCCACAATAGACCCCAGAAGTGCCTTTGGACTCACTCCACTAGCTCTTGCTGCACAGAATGGACATACAGAAGTGGTTAAAGTTTTACTCCAAAAAG GAGCTGATGTCCTGTCTCAAGCTTCTGATGGTGTCTCTGTGTTATTTGAGGCTGCCACTGTTGCAAACTCAGAATGCTTGGCACTCCTATTAGAATATGGGGCTGATGCCAATGTTCCCAAATATTCTGGTCACCTGCCCATTCACAGGGCATCATACAGAGGACATTATCA ATCACTGAAGCAGTTAATTCCAGTTACAGATTACTCTGCTATTATGGAGAGTGGGATAAGTCCAgtgcattcagcagcagcaggtggcCAGCAAGAATGCCTCAAGTTGCTTCTGCAGTTCCACTTTGATGTCAATTTCATGCTCAGTCACAGGCTTCGCAGAGGCTATGATGACCACAGAAAATCTGCTCTCTATTTTGCTGTATCAAATAATGATGTCCTCTCTGCTCGGCTCCTCCTGGAGGCTGGAGCATTACCAAACCAAGATCCCATCAATTGTCTCCAACTAGCTCTGAGACTAGGCAACTATGAACTCATGAACTTGCTTCTGCGTCATGGAGCCAATGTAAATTACTATTGCAAAGTGAACACAACTCACTTCCCATCTGCTCTGCAGTATGCATTAAATAACGAAGTTATGTTGAGGATGTTGTTCAGTTACGGGTACAACATCCATTGCTGCTTTGATTGCCCACATGAAAACAAAATTCATCCCCTGTTTTCCTCTGAAGGATGGACACCATCAGTCATTAAGGACAACATG ttttgtgAAGTCATTACATTAAACTGGTTAAAACACCTATCTGGGAAAGTGATCCGTGTGATGTTGGATTATGTAGCTCATGTTCGTTTCTGCTCTAAACTGAAAACCACACTTGAACAACAAATTGAATGGCCAGAAATCAGGCATATCATGA AAAACCCACGTTCTTTGAAGCATCTGTGCAGGCTGAAGATCCGAAAATGCATGGGCCGGATGAGGCTGAGGTGCCCTGTATTTATGACATTCCTGACATTGCCAAATCGTCTTAAAGAATACATTCTTTTTAAAGAGTATGACCTTTATAATGGGCAAGAAACCTGA